From Callospermophilus lateralis isolate mCalLat2 chromosome 5, mCalLat2.hap1, whole genome shotgun sequence, a single genomic window includes:
- the LOC143398932 gene encoding olfactory receptor 2T2, producing MEPKPQNSTDFLLLGLVTRPALPGLIFAVVFSIFLVAVMANMVMVLLIHVDSRLHTPMYFLLSQLSIMDTIYICVTVPKMLQDLLAKEKTISFLGCALQIFFYLTLIGGEFFLLGLMAYDRYVAVCNPLRYPLLMNRRICLIMVLGSWAGGSLDGFMLTPVTMSFPYCGSRKINHFFCEIPAVLKLSCVDTSLYETLMYACCVLMLLIPVSIISVSYTRILITVHRMNSAEGRRKAFATCSSHLMVVSIFYGAAFYTNVLPHSYHTPEKDKVVSAFYTILTPMLNPLIYSLRNKEVASALRKLLGRCAFSQRIRPGNVSRKH from the coding sequence ATGGAACCCAAGCCCCAGAACTCCACTGACTTCCTCCTCCTGGGCCTCGTCACCCGGCCAGCACTCCCTGGGCTCATCTTTGCTGTGGTGTTCTCCATCTTCCTGGTGGCCGTCATGGCCAACATGGTCATGGTTCTGCTCATCCATGTGGACTCCCGCCTCCACACACCCATGTACTTCCTGCTGAGCCAGCTTTCCATCATGGACACCATCTACATCTGTGTCACTGTCCCCAAGATGCTCCAAGACCTTCTGGCCAAGGAAAAGACCATCTCCTTCCTGGGGTGCGCACttcagatcttcttctacttgacCCTGATCGGAGGGGAGTTCTTCCTGCTGGGCCTCATGGCCTATGACCGGTACGTGGCCGTGTGCAACCCCCTGCGGTACCCTCTCCTCATGAACCGCAGGATTTGCTTGATCATGGTTCTGGGCTCCTGGGCTGGCGGCTCCTTGGATGGATTCATGCTGACCCCTGTGACCATGAGTTTCCCCTACTGTGGGTCCCGAAAGATCAACCACTTTTTCTGTGAGATCCCAGCAGTCCTGAAGCTGTCCTGCGTAGACACATCACTCTACGAGACACTGATGTACGCTTGCTGCGTGCTGATGCTGCTCATCCCCGTTTCCATCATCTCTGTGTCCTACACACGCATCCTCATCACCGTCCACCGCATGAACTCCGCAGAGGGCAGGCGCAAAGCCTTCGCTACCTGCTCCTCCCACCTTATGGTGGTGAGCATATTTTATGGGGCCGCCTTCTACACGAATGTGCTGCCCCATTCCTACCATACGCCAGAGAAGGACAAGGTGGTGTCCGCCTTCTACACCATCCTCACCCCCATGCTCAACCCCctcatctacagcctgaggaatAAAGAGGTGGCCTCAGCCCTGAGAAAATTGCTGGGGAGATGTGCTTTCTCCCAGAGAATAAGACCAGGGAATGTGTCTAGGAAACACTAG